Below is a genomic region from Flavobacterium ginsengisoli.
GAAGATGTAAAATTTTCCTATTAGAGTCTATTTAAATTAAAATGAAAAAAAACATATTTATTTTTTTGCCTGATGGTGTTGGACTTCGAAATTTTGCCTTAACCTCTTTTAAAGAAATTGGAGAACAAAATGATTTCGATATTACATATTGGAACAACACTCCATTTTCGATTAAGGAGAAACTAGGTTTTGAAGAATTAAAAATTCAAGAAAAATCACTACATCCGTTAACAACAGTTTATAGCCGTGCGCGTAAAAGAATGGAATTAAATTTCTTTGATAAGAAATTTAAAGAGGTGGTTTACAATACCTATAATTTTCCGCAATCTTACAAAGGAGTTGCTAATCTTGCTAAAAGTTTAATGGTTGATGCCTTGACAACTTTTGGATCTAACGAAAAAGGAATCAAATTTGTTAGAAAGCAAATAAAAAAAGGCGAGCGAACTACAAGTAAATACAAAGAAAGTAAAAGACAATTAGAAAAATACAGACCAGATTTTGTTTTTTGCACCAATCAGCGTCCAACGCAGGCAATTGCTTCTATTTTAGCGGCACAAGACTTAGGAATTCCAACAGGAACTTTTATCTTTTCTTGGGATAATCTTCCTAAAGCAACGACGCTAGTCGAAACTGATTATTATTTTGTGTGGAGCGAACACATGAAAAAAGAGGTTTTAATGTATTGTCCTTATGTGAAAGAAAACCAGATTTTTGTAACAGGAACGCCTCAATTCGAAAGTCATTTTGATAAAACAATATTACAATCAAGAGAAGAATTTTATAGTTCACATAATCTCGACTTAAACAAAAAATATATTTGTTACTCTGGTGATGATATAGTTACATCTCCTTTAGATCAATATTATTTAGAAGATTTAGCATTATCAGTTAGAGAATTAAACCAAAATGGATATTCTTTAGGAATCATTTACCGAAAATGCCCAGTAGACTTTACAGATCGTTATGATGAGGTTTTAAAGAAATATCAAGATGTTATTGTAAGCATTGATCCGTTATGGAGTCCAGTTGGGGAAAGTTGGAATGAAATTATGCCGACAAAAGAAGATTTTGCATTGCAGGCAAATATTTGTGAATACACAGAATTTGTTGGTAATATAGCTTCATCAATGGTATTTGATTTTTCTGCGCACGATAAATCTTGCTTATTTTTTGACTACGAACAGCCACAACTTAGAAAGGGAATTCGTGATATTGGGCAAAATTATAAATACATTCATTTTAGATCAAAACCTTCAGAGCAGGCCGCTTTATGGATAAGAGATAAAAAAGATCTAACCAATATGGTTAAAGATATTATTGACGGAAAAATTTCAAGTGTTAAAGACAGTAAAAAGTGGTTTGAGATTATTGTTGGACCAAATCCTACCAAAGCATCTGAAAAAATCTGGGAAAGTTTAAAAGATATCTCAGGAAGTAATTTAGATTAATCAATAATATTTAATTCAGAGAGATGTATTATCTACTATGTCACAAGTAAATCGTATTTATTTACCCAATTTAAATTCATTAAGAGGAATTGTCTGCCTTAATGGTCATTTTTTCTCATTTACCTGCTGATAAATTTATATTAACATTTAAAAATTTCGGCACTATTGGTGTAACCATTTTTTTTACACTAAGTGGTTTTTTGATTTCATATCTTTTACAAGTAGAAGCAAAAGAGTTTTTTACTATAAATGTAAAAAACTTTTATTTGAGAAGAATTTTAAAGATATGGCCACTTTATTTTTTAATATTGTTTTTTGTATATATATTATATCCACATATTTTTCCGTCATGGTATGATACTGAACAAGAGAGATTTTCTGCAAAAAGTCTATTGATGAATATCTTCTTTTTGACTAATGTAACTCTTATTTTGAAGTTAACTCCTTTCATTATTAGAGTAATCTGGTCAATCGGAATTGAAGAACAATTTTATTTGATTCTGCCGTGGATAATGAAAGTTGAGGAGAAAAGACGAATTTTTATACTTTTCGCATTAATTTTTCTATTGCCATTTTCGAAGCTGTTTTTAGTATTATATCAAAAGATAACAGCTAGTGATTCTTTACAAATCATTTCAAGTATAATAACTGTTACAAGATTTGATTGCATGGCAATTGGGGTATTGTTTGGAATTTTGTCTTTTTCTAAAGAAATTAAACTGGGGAGGTTTATTATTAAGCGACAGTATTTTACAAAAAAAGAAGTTCAGATAACGATATATGCTCTTGCATTAATTTTTGTTTTAATCACTATAATAGTTCCTTCTCTTTTCAATATAATTAATTATGTGGTTTTACCATGGCTATTTGCAATTATAATTTCTAATCTGGCTACAAACAAAGAATCTATTTTTCATATAGAAAATAAAGTATTCAACTATTTAGGCAAAATTTCATATGGTATGTATTTATTACATGAGTTTGTTATTTTGATGTTATTGCCTTTAATATTGCCTTTAATATTGCCTTATCTTGTAGATTTACCGTCGTATATTAAAAGTTTTATTGGTTATATGATTGCTTTTGGTTTGACTATTATTATTTCTCACATTTCCTTTTATTGTTTTGAAATTCAATTTTTAAAACTTAAAAATAAAGTGTCGTATTTTAAGACATCTAATGAATATTAAATTTTATAACCGTTCGTACAGAATCATATGTTTTTTAATTCCTTAGCATTTGCTGTTTTTCTGCCAGTAGTTTTTTTCTCTACTGGTTTGTTTTCAATAAAAACAAGAGCACACAAAATGCTTTATTAATTGTGGCAAGTTATTATTTCTATTCTTGTTGGGATTGGAGGTTTCTATTTCTGCTAGTTTTTTCAACATTTTTAGATTATTTCACAGGAATTCAAATCGAGAAAAGTAATTCGGGAAAAAGTCGAAAATTTTGGTTTTGGCTTAGTATTTTGGTGAATTTAGGATTTCTAGGAGTCTTTAAATACTATAACTTCTTTGCAACTTCATTTGCAGAAATGTTTACCTCATTTGGCTTTAAAGTAAGTCCAATGTTGTTGAATGTAATTTTACCTGTTGGAATTTCATTTTACACTTTCCACGGATTATCTTACGTAATTGATATTTATTATAAAAGAATTAAAGCAGAATATAATTTCATAGATTATTCTTTATTTGTAAGTTACTTTCCTCTTTTGGTTGCTGGACCAATTGAAAGAGCAACGCATTTACTTCCAGAGTTAAAAGAAAAACGTGAGTTTAATTTAGAAAAAGCAAAAGAGGGAGTCTATCAAATTGTTTGGGGACTTGTTAAAAAAGTGGTTATTGCAGATACTTGTGCAGTTTATGCTAATGCTATTTTTGATCATTATCAGTCAATGAATTCTTTTTCATTAATTATGGGGGCAATTTATTTTGCGTTTCAGATTTACGGAGATTTCTCAGGATATTCAGATATCGCACTAGGGGTTTCTAAATTATTTGGTTTAGACTTATTACGAAACTTTAATTATCCATATTTTTCAAGAGATATAGCAGAGTTTTGGCGTCGTTGGCATATCTCACTTTCTTCTTGGTTTAGAGATTATTTATATATTCCTCTAGGTGGAAGCAAAGGTGGACTTTGGATGAAAATCCGAAATACATTTATCATTTTTGTTGTTAGTGGATTCTGGCATGGAGCCAACTGGACATATATTGTTTGGGGATTTATAAATGCTGTTTATTTCCTTCCACTATTGATTTCAAATAGTAATAGAAATAATATGGATTCTATAATTCTAAGATGGAATCTAGATTCTGTCAAAGTATTGTTTAGTATTCTAACAACATTTTTATTGACTTGTATTGCTTGGGTGTTTTTTAGAGCAAAAACCATTACAGATGCTGTTTTGTATCTAAAAAGAATATTTACTAACGGCGAGTTTAGCCCTCAGTATTTAGATAACGAAAGATATAATTATGAATTACTATTGATGATTGGTCTGTTTGTTTTAGTAGAATGGAATAATAAAACTAAAGTAGAACCAATTTCTGGAAAAAGAAGTTGGTTAAAAATGGCAGTGGCAATTATGGCAATTATTGCTTTCGGAACTTATTCTGATTATAAAGAATTTATTTATTTCCAGTTTTAATGAAGAAGTTTTTATTATACATATTAGGAGTTTTTCTTTTAACAGCTGTGATGGCAGTTCTTTTGGACGGATTGTATACTTATGCTTTTATACAGTCCAAAAATCGAGGAAAAATAGAAACCGTTTTCAATTCTACAGCAAAGAAGTATGATGTGGTTATTTTAGGCTCTTCAAGAGCTAATAACCATTTTGTTTCTCAAATGTTCGAAGATAAAGGATTAAATACGTTTAATTACGGAATGAGTGGCGGACATTTATTTGAAGCTTCATTAATGTTAAAATTAATGGTAGAAAGAAAATATGAAATAAAAAATTTAATTCTCGAAGCAGATTTAAATCTTTCTAACGATCAGGAATCTGAGGGAGTTGTCGCAAAATTTCTTCCCTACATACATTGTTCAAAAGCCATTAAAGATCATTTTTTACCAGAACCAAATTTCAACGAATTATATTATATCCCTTTTTACAGATATGTAAAATTCGATTCGAAAATTGGTTTTCGAGAAATCTATAAAATTGCTGTAAACGAAAAAACTAATGCATTAGACAATTTAGGATATTACCCTTTAAAGAAACATAAAAATGGTAATATGAAAAATAATATTGTTAATCTAAATCCGTTGCCACATAATAAATATTACGAGGAAATTAAGAGTATTTGTAAAAAAAATAATATAAATTTTATTGCCGTTATGACTCCAATGTGCGAAAATGTTGTTGGAATGAATTACTTTGATAAGGTAAAAAAAGCGTATCCTGAAATTCATAATTATGAAAATGTTGTTGTAGAAAATAAATATTTTTCTTCATGCGGTCATATGACAAATGATGGAGCTCGATTATTTACCGCAAGAATTATCAGAGATTTTTTTGGGAAATAATAAATATAGGCAATGAAGAATTTTTTAATTTATATATTCAAAATTTTAGTATTAACTTTTGTTTTGATGTTTATATTGAATAAAATTTATTCATATGCCTTTCTCCAATCGAATAAAAGAAGTAAAATCAGTCTTATTTATAATTCGCCGCCAACAAATTATGATGTTGTAATATGGGCTCTTCTAGAGCAAATAATCATTTCGTGACAAAAATGTTTACAGATACGGGGCTAAAAACATTTAATTTCGGAATGCAAGGTTCTAAACTGTTTGAGTCTGATTTGATTCTGAAATTACTTTTAGAAAAAAAAATAAAATCAAAAATGTAATAATTGATGTTGATGTTACACTAAAATCTGAAAACAAATCAGAGAGAACATTTTTGATGTTTTTGCCTTATCTTGATGATTATCATGTTGTTAGATGGCATTTTGAAGAATTGGAAGACTTTAACAGCTTTTATTATATCCCTTTTTATAGATACCTAAAATTTGATTCAAAAATTGGTTTTAGAGAGATGTTTTCTTCTGTCTTAAATAAAAAAAGTAATGAAATTGGTAATGGAAGATATTATCCTTTGCCTGAAAATAAAGGAAAACTAAATGCCGAAATTTTAGATTTTCAGCCACAAAGGAATAAATATTATGAAGAAATTAAAAAGATTTGTAAAGTAAATAATATTAATCTCATTGCAATTATGACACCTATGTGTGAAAAGGCTGTAGTTAATGATTACTTCAAAAAAGTCAATATGCTATATCCTGAAATTTATGACTATGAAAATAAGATAATTGAAGATAAATATTTTTCTACCTTTGAACATATGAATGATATGGGGGCCAAAGCTTTTACAACAAAAATTTTAAACGTTTTTTTTAATAAATAATGCATATTGCTTTTTTAACCCCAGAATATCCCCATTCAAAAACACTGCCATCCGGTGGATTGGGTACTAGTGTAAAAAATCTTGTATCAGCTTTAATTGCTGAAGAAATTAAAGTTTCTGTATTTGTTTATGGACAGAAAAACCAAGAGGTTATAAAAGAAGATAATGTCGAAATTCATCTTATTAAAAACAAAAAATATAAGTTTTTAAGATGGTTTTTTTATCGTAAATATATAGAGGAATATTGCAACTCAATTATAAAAAGAGAGTCTATTGATCTAATAGAAGCCGCTGATTGGACAGGAATAACAGCTTTTATGAATTTCAAAATTCCATTAGTAATTCGTTTTCATGGAAGTGACACTTACTTCTGCCATCTAGAAAATAGAAAACAGAAGATAAAAAATTTCTGGTTTGAAAAATTGGCCATAAATCGTGGGCAAGCATTTATTGCGCCAACTAAATTTGCGGGAGAAATTTCAAAAAAACTTTTCAAAATTCGAGAAAAAGAAATCAAAATAATTCATTATGGGATTAATCTAAGAAATTTTGAAAACCAAATTCCTCATCAATTTGAAAAGAATTTGATTCTATACATTGGAACTTTAATTAGAAAAAAAGGTGTTTTAGAACTGCCGGAAATTTTTAGCAAAGTTCGAAATGATTTTCCAAGTGCTAAATTAATTTTAATAGGAGCAGATTCTTTCGATATAAAAACAGGTTCAAAATCGACTTGGGAATTAATGAAAAATTTGTTTAATGAAGATGATTTAAAACACGTTCATTATTTAGGTAAAATTCCTTATGATGAAATTCAAAATTACATAAGGAAAGCAAATGTATGCATATTCCCAACTTTTGCAGAAACTTTAGGAATGGTAACAATAGAATCGATGGCTATGCAAAAAGCAGTTGTGAATAGTAATATTGGCTGGGCACAAGAACTTATTGTAGACGAAGAAAGCGGTTATTTGGTTCACCCTTCAAGTCATGATCTATATTCTAATCGAATTATTCAATTGCTAAAAAACAATTCACTTTGCCTAGAAATTGGAAAGAAAGCAAGAATTAGGGTAGAACTTAAATTTGATATCAATAAGTTAGTAAAAGAGAATATAGAATTTTATAGAAAGATAACCAATCAAAAAAGGTAATGGTCGTTGTTTATCATCAAAATAATAAGGTTGTAAAAGTTTACCGAGAGAGAGAAGTTATTTCATTTAGCGCTTCTTTAAATCTTGCCGCAACTTTAATGACGTTAGCAAAAAAATTTCCAACAGATAGATTAATCTGGAGTCATACTGCAATAGAAGCCAATATAAACTGGGATGCTTTAGATTCAATTTTTCATCATGACAGAATTATGGCATCTTTCAATAGCGACCAAGAAGAGTATTTTTCCGAAGGTATTGGTTATATTGACGAATCTATTTTTATAAATGTCAATAAAAATGTAAGTTATCCGACTTGGTTATGCAGTAGTGCTTTGGGAGGAATTAGTTCTAAAGCATTTTTGCAATTTGAAAATACAATCGAGTTAGAAGATAATTTTGATTATTTCTTGAATAGTATAGCAAAAATGGGAGCTCCAAAAGGATTATTTTGCTATTATGAGCCAAGACTTGTTATAGATAAAACAATTTCTGTACCTGTTAAGAAGGCAAATGTTTATACCTTATTTCGATTTACAAAGCAACATTATCGTACACGTTGGATATTCATATTGCTGTTGAGCTTTTTAGTTTTCGAAAAACGGTTTCCTATAATGGCTTTGTTGTTTTCTTTAAGATTTAAAAAGCGTGATAAAACCGCTATTGACTTGTCTGCAGTACCAGTTCAATCAAAGTTGAAAGTTATAGAATCTAAAACTATTGATGTTATTATTCCAACAATTGGACGAAAAGATTGCTTATATGATGTATTGCAAGATTTAGCAAAACAGAGTCATTTACCTAAAAATGTTATAATCGTAGAACAGAATCCGATAGCAGATAGTAGTAGTGAGTTAGATTATTTAACCACAGAGAAGTGGCCTTTTGTTATTAAACACATTTTTACTCATACAACGGGAGCTTGCAATGCGCGAAATGTTGCTTTGGGCCAAGTCTCGAGCGAATGGGTTTTTTTAAATGATGACGATAATAGGTTTAATGAAAATTTAATCATTGACATTTTTGATAAAATAGAACAGTTCGGAATATATGTTGCGACAACATCTTATTTGCAAAAAAATGAAAAATTAGTTTATAAGGATATTCATCAAACGGATATTTTTGGCTCAGGAAATAGTTTTGTAAAATCAAGTTGTTTAGATAAAGTTTCTTTTTCAATGGCACTAGAATTTGGTTATGGAGAAGATTTTGACTTTG
It encodes:
- a CDS encoding UDP-glycosyltransferase; the encoded protein is MKKNIFIFLPDGVGLRNFALTSFKEIGEQNDFDITYWNNTPFSIKEKLGFEELKIQEKSLHPLTTVYSRARKRMELNFFDKKFKEVVYNTYNFPQSYKGVANLAKSLMVDALTTFGSNEKGIKFVRKQIKKGERTTSKYKESKRQLEKYRPDFVFCTNQRPTQAIASILAAQDLGIPTGTFIFSWDNLPKATTLVETDYYFVWSEHMKKEVLMYCPYVKENQIFVTGTPQFESHFDKTILQSREEFYSSHNLDLNKKYICYSGDDIVTSPLDQYYLEDLALSVRELNQNGYSLGIIYRKCPVDFTDRYDEVLKKYQDVIVSIDPLWSPVGESWNEIMPTKEDFALQANICEYTEFVGNIASSMVFDFSAHDKSCLFFDYEQPQLRKGIRDIGQNYKYIHFRSKPSEQAALWIRDKKDLTNMVKDIIDGKISSVKDSKKWFEIIVGPNPTKASEKIWESLKDISGSNLD
- a CDS encoding glycosyltransferase family 4 protein produces the protein MGTSVKNLVSALIAEEIKVSVFVYGQKNQEVIKEDNVEIHLIKNKKYKFLRWFFYRKYIEEYCNSIIKRESIDLIEAADWTGITAFMNFKIPLVIRFHGSDTYFCHLENRKQKIKNFWFEKLAINRGQAFIAPTKFAGEISKKLFKIREKEIKIIHYGINLRNFENQIPHQFEKNLILYIGTLIRKKGVLELPEIFSKVRNDFPSAKLILIGADSFDIKTGSKSTWELMKNLFNEDDLKHVHYLGKIPYDEIQNYIRKANVCIFPTFAETLGMVTIESMAMQKAVVNSNIGWAQELIVDEESGYLVHPSSHDLYSNRIIQLLKNNSLCLEIGKKARIRVELKFDINKLVKENIEFYRKITNQKR
- a CDS encoding acyltransferase family protein, with the translated sequence MSALMVIFSHLPADKFILTFKNFGTIGVTIFFTLSGFLISYLLQVEAKEFFTINVKNFYLRRILKIWPLYFLILFFVYILYPHIFPSWYDTEQERFSAKSLLMNIFFLTNVTLILKLTPFIIRVIWSIGIEEQFYLILPWIMKVEEKRRIFILFALIFLLPFSKLFLVLYQKITASDSLQIISSIITVTRFDCMAIGVLFGILSFSKEIKLGRFIIKRQYFTKKEVQITIYALALIFVLITIIVPSLFNIINYVVLPWLFAIIISNLATNKESIFHIENKVFNYLGKISYGMYLLHEFVILMLLPLILPLILPYLVDLPSYIKSFIGYMIAFGLTIIISHISFYCFEIQFLKLKNKVSYFKTSNEY
- a CDS encoding glycosyltransferase family 2 protein, which produces MVVVYHQNNKVVKVYREREVISFSASLNLAATLMTLAKKFPTDRLIWSHTAIEANINWDALDSIFHHDRIMASFNSDQEEYFSEGIGYIDESIFINVNKNVSYPTWLCSSALGGISSKAFLQFENTIELEDNFDYFLNSIAKMGAPKGLFCYYEPRLVIDKTISVPVKKANVYTLFRFTKQHYRTRWIFILLLSFLVFEKRFPIMALLFSLRFKKRDKTAIDLSAVPVQSKLKVIESKTIDVIIPTIGRKDCLYDVLQDLAKQSHLPKNVIIVEQNPIADSSSELDYLTTEKWPFVIKHIFTHTTGACNARNVALGQVSSEWVFLNDDDNRFNENLIIDIFDKIEQFGIYVATTSYLQKNEKLVYKDIHQTDIFGSGNSFVKSSCLDKVSFSMALEFGYGEDFDFGVQLRKEGFDVIYFPNPSILHLKAPFGGFRIKPKFPWLNDKHQPKPSPTIMYIKKKHLHPKQLEGYKLRLFMKSIRNESFFNWFKFYASFTRRWNASVNWSNKL